A genomic region of Anopheles coustani chromosome 3, idAnoCousDA_361_x.2, whole genome shotgun sequence contains the following coding sequences:
- the LOC131258653 gene encoding zinc finger matrin-type protein CG9776-like — MEKMDDDKSRRSKSPAEKSSKKKSDRKSRSHSRSVSRTEKRRSPSRSPSYHRRRHGQSSRKRSRSPPSYRPRRRSPDRGPPMRRHGRRGRRSRSPGMGSRGGGMSMEMMGGDLSGGGYMMQGGMYDPSCYGGYANNGVYMGGYDAYGYGMVTGPYGDGTMMDPSQAMMMGGGTGSEWIEAPPPPVIQETEEEKRKREAAITLEVLNQRAAMKKQRDDYKRRAGALKRELKTLKEQRSDLSSGREPPSPTTNNFIKENDKLQSQILAKIKTIENVIDLLDGIITKNRTPSPPSILSIPPLPTIPDPPTITPSDFERIESDADAGRRAQRNRSRSPDGVVGAEAPPPRRESESPSPERLKNEVLESMHARGKRKTSGNRPTETSEGGVKEEKPQFNHVHYDPEVHWCNVCHVFPKTAKEYLLHLHLDHHRREVVNVQGQTRDEELAQAPWRAHQDPNDTMVNPDAPVQRTPIRGLQFFVPATAWYCKLCDIWMGELKDASWHLKSRTHANSYAVYVATNRNFEATWLANRQRDYEKYGGPRPGDEEMPVPPPPPTAEELRHPSSSASYSSDMLFPPAAAACSSFPIQPKVERNDVPMDSSSLDLLPAVDTSISVHKPIKEEPSTSSKKAKKKKSRKEERREKKKKKRSKKRKRAAASSSSSSSSSSSDSSDSESDSGSEKDSRSSAKNEPQFDSSNAIHAAMRNILKAKDVNAREVVAAAAVAVAAAAKNEGGKGSATAGSSKEQPSLGKWTVVLPAQEKKAADAAAAAATAKPAEPAVASNAPSHDDSSIGPEDSKRFDRDDDRDRDRERERDRDREREYERRSPDRRDRRNRWESPDRYGGRDHRGGRRNDYRDRRDRRRSRSRGRRSRSASGGGYGGGGRRYHRRSYSRSRSRTRSRSPSSRSGGHRVIEKAVVNFPPEPKPTKVDKKSQKGSADRKEKGTKSSNVGTVKSTNNANGGAKKLPFIGRMPVFKKQQADNAKKEEAAAAAAAAAVTEGTETMPEQQSEVSTDPATIAAATIGHTIAGEGMPAEHAQDGGVHAELAQDISQSYQYGELLQTVDPSQSEFDANTGGEAPMDEDSVIDEGESMLASETQPSSEQDPDGYVTAEGEVPLPKDFQEALDIIFDGGDKPKRADVIAKEAAAAAAAAAAAAAAAANPPDTMASTIEQHHAAMVATMGGVPMMLDHDQPHMIVPEAIEMYNQQYALEYGMHSAAYMAAAAGAVAVHGMMHYVAEDESQNQPLDNMMYSHGAAAMMHHHHQMVTAGAMDPNAYAMAMAAGGVGYTPEMMGVHHQSTVATISEGEGHAVMEQMASVTNDGNNVEGEVGKVYHTGSITVESEKNTSAEVQTGDDDVSKNSDTAEQMPGESTVEPEANERHEEEFKLTTGAVETEQIDSREEEEINYLDPKTQEVVASREEHDNLQDIDADQEKPNVKPEAVEKCQEESTTESDAAETYHDPMVEFGHDETYQDEQRTGSEDVETYEEEARDVSEGAEMYQDEARDESESYDAYQDEPEMHSEAYETYDDEPRVELDPVVDAYHEEAIIQDESKASENDANDPEAVDEDNGMVEMAYSYYDSEQQPIEDRQPYDDDADEYPGTAEGEIDGAVVEDEQSDTATEFVLDNMMVDAMSEYGTEPTDDQS; from the exons ATGGAAAAGATGGATGATGACAAAAGCCGACGTTCGAAATCGCCAGCAGAAAAAA GTTCGAAGAAGAAAAGCGACCGCAAGTCCCGCAGTCATAGCCGCAGCGTAAGCCGCACGGAGAAGCGTCGTAGTCCATCTCGCAGTCCTAGCTACCATCGTCGTCGGCATGGCCAATCCAGTAGGAAGAGGTCCCGCAGCCCACCGTCATACCGCCCGAGGCGACGGTCACCCGACCGCGGACCCCCGATGCGTCGTCATGGACGTCGCGGAAGACGCAGTCGTTCGCCGGGTATGGGTAGCAGAGGTGGAGGGATGTCAATGGAGATGATGGGTGGAGATCTAAGTGGCGGAGGCTACATGATGCAGGGTGGTATGTACGATCCTTCCTGCTACGGAGGATACGCCAACAATGGCGTCTACATGGGAGGGTATGATGCTTATGGCTATGGCATGGTTACCGGTCCATACGGTGACGGGACAATGATGGATCCGTCGCAGGCTATGATGATGGGGGGCGGTACAGGTTCCGAGTGGATTGAAGCTCCTCCGCCGCCGGTCATTCAGGAaactgaagaagaaaaacgaaagcgTGAAG CTGCAATCACATTGGAAGTGTTAAATCAGCGGGCTGCAATGAAAAAACAACGTGACGATTACAAACGACGGGCAGGAGCTTTAAAGCGTGAACTAAAAACGCTCAAAGAACAACGTTCGGATCTGTCCTCGGGCCGTGAGCCACCGTCCCCGACAACGAACAACTTTATCAAAGAAAATGACAAGCTACAG TCGCAAATACTGGCCAAGATCAAGACGATCGAAAACGTGATCGACCTGCTGGACGGCATTATAACGAAGAATCGGACTCCATCGCCGCCGTCGATACTATCGATACCGCCGCTGCCCACCATCCCGGATCCACCGACTATCACGCCGTCCGATTTCGAGCGAATCGAGAGCGATGCAGACGCGGGGCGACGCGCGCAGCGGAATAGATCGCGTTCTCCAGACGGAGTGGTGGGTGCAGAAGCTCCACCACCGCGCCGGGAGTCGGAATCGCCGTCACCGGAACGGTTGAAAAACGAAGTGCTGGAGAGTATGCATGCCCGTGGCAAGCGCAAAACTTCGGGAAACAG ACCGACCGAAACTTCCGAGGGTGgtgtgaaagaagaaaagccgCAGTTCAACCATGTTCACTATGATCCGGAAGTCCACTGGTGTAACGTATGCCACGTGTTTCCCAAGACGGCCAAAGAGTATCTGTTGCATCTGCACCTGGACCATCATCGGCGTGAGGTGGTGAACGTGCAAGGGCAAACCAGGGACGAGGAGCTTGCGCAAGCTCCATGGCGTGCTCACCAGGACCCAAACGATACGATGGTGAATCCGGACGCCCCGGTGCAACGCACACCCATACGTGGCCTACAATTTTTCGTTCCAGCCACGGCCTGGTACTGTAAACTGTGCGACATCTGGATGGGCGAACTGAAAGACGCATCGTGGCACCTCAAATCACGCACACATGCCAACTCGTATGCG GTATATGTTGCAACTAACAGAAACTTTGAAGCGACTTGGCTGGCTAATCGTCAGCGAGATTACGAGAAATATGGTGGTCCACGCCCTGGCGACGAGGAAATGCCGGTTCCCCCTCCTCCGCCAACTGCCGAAGAGCTCCGGcatccgtcgtcgtcggcgtcatATTCAAGCGACATGCTGTTTCCTCCGGCTGCTGCCGCGTGCTCCTCCTTTCCTATCCAGCCGAAAGTCGAAAGAAACGACGTCCCAATGGATTCATCGTCTCTGGACTTGCTGCCCGCTGTAGACACGTCCATCAGCGTCCATAAACCGATCAAGGAGGAACCGTCGACCTCATCGAagaaggcgaagaaaaagaagtctCGTAAGGAGGAGCgacgggagaagaaaaagaagaagcgcTCCAAGAAGCGTAAGCGGGCGGCCGCTTCGTcgagctcgtcctcgtcgagCAGTAGCTCCGATTCGTCCGACTCGGAGTCGGATTCGGGTTCGGAGAAGGACAGCCGGTCGAGCGCAAAGAACGAACCACAGTTCGATTCTAGCAACGCCATCCACGCGGCTATGCGTAACATTCTGAAAGCGAAGGATGTGAACGCACGggaggtggtggcggcggcagcggtAGCGGTTGCTGCAGCCGCGAAGAATGAGGGTGGAAAGGGTTCTGCTACTGCAGGTTCGTCGAAGGAGCAGCCAAGTTTGG GGAAGTGGACTGTTGTACTTCCGGCGCAAGAGAAGAAAGCTGCTGAcgcagccgcagcagcagcaacagccaaACCGGCCGAGCCGGCCGTAGCATCGAATGCACCCTCGCATGACGATAGCAGTATTGGACCAGAGGACAGTAAGCGCTTCGATCGTGATGACGATCGAGACAGAGACCGAGAACGTGAGCGCGATCGTGATCGTGAGCGTGAGTATGAACGGCGCAGTCCGGACCGCCGTGATCGTCGGAATCGTTGGGAAAGTCCTGATCGGTACGGTGGACGAGATCATCGTGGTGGTCGACGCAACGACTATCGCGATCGACGTGACCGTCGCCGAAGTCGCTCCAGGGGGCGACGTAGCCGAAGCGCCAGTGGTGGTGGATATGGCGGTGGGGGTCGACGATACCATCGACGGTCGTACTCCCGGTCGCGTTCACGAACCCGCAGCCGATCGCCTTCGAGCCGCAGCGGAGGTCATCGGGTAATCGAGAAAGCCGTCGTAAACTTCCCGCCCGAACCGAAACCAACGAAGGTGGACAAGAAGTCCCAGAAGGGATCGGCGGATCGTAAGGAAAAGGGAACGAAATCGAGCAACGTGGGCACCGTTAAGTCGACCAATAATGCGAACGGGGGTGCGAAAAAGTTGCCCTTCATTGGCCGGATGCCGGTTTTTAAGAAGCAGCAGGCCGATAATGCGAAGAAGGAGGAAGCAGCAGCCGCGGCAGCAGCGGCCGCGGTCACTGAGGGTACTGAAACCATGCCGGAGCAGCAGTCTGAAGTTTCGACCGATCCAGCAACCATCGCGGCTGCGACCATTGGACATACTATCGCGGGTGAAGGAATGCCAGCGGAACACGCTCAGGATGGTGGAGTCCATGCAGAACTTGCCCAAGACATCAGTCAATCTTATCAGTATGGGGAGCTATTACAAACGGTGGATCCGTCACAGTCGGAATTCGATGCGAATACTGGTGGCGAAGCACCGATGGACGAAGACAGTGTCATCGATGAGGGCGAGAGTATGCTTGCCTCAGAAACGCAACCATCATCGGAGCAAGATCCCGATGGTTACGTAACAGCCGAAGGTGAAGTACCGCTGCCGAAGGATTTCCAGGAAGCACTAGACATCATCTTCGACGGTGGCGACAAACCCAAGCGCGCGGATGTGATTGCGAAGGAGgcggctgctgcagctgctgcagcggcggctgccgctgccgccgccgccaatCCACCCGACACGATGGCTTCTACCATCGAGCAGCATCACGCCGCGATGGTAGCGACGATGGGCGGCGTACCGATGATGCTTGATCACGATCAACCGCACATGATCGTACCGGAGgcgatcgaaatgtacaaccAACAGTACGCGCTCGAGTACGGCATGCATTCGGCGGCGTACATGGCTGCGGCGGCCGGTGCAGTCGCTGTTCACGGTATGATGCACTATGTCGCGGAGGACGAGTCACAGAATCAACCGTTGGATAACATGATGTATTCGCATGGTGCGGCGGCCAtgatgcatcatcatcatcaaatgGTGACGGCTGGAGCAATGGATCCTAATGCCTATGCGATGGCTATGGCGGCCGGTGGAGTTGGGTACACACCGGAGATGATGGGGGTGCACCATCAGTCGACTGTAGCTACGATCAGTGAGGGCGAGGGGCATGCTGTGATGGAACAAATGGCATCCGTAACAAACGATGGGAATAATGTGGAAGGCGAGGTAGGAAAGGTTTACCACACCGGTAGTATTACCGTGGAGagtgaaaaaaacacatcggCGGAAGTTCAaactggtgatgatgatgtctCGAAAAATTCAGACACTGCTGAGCAAATGCCAGGTGAATCAACAGTGGAGCCGGAAGCGAATGAAAGACATGAAGAAGAATTCAAACTGACAACTGGAGCAGTGGAAACAGAGCAGATTGATTctagggaggaggaggaaattaACTATCTTGATCCAAAGACACAGGAAGTTGTAGCGTCGCGTGAAGAACATGATAATTTGCAAGATATTGATGCGGACCAAGAAAAGCCAAATGTCAAGCCGGAAGCAGTTGAGAAATGTCAAGAAGAGTCCACGACGGAGTCGGATGCCGCTGAAACGTACCATGATCCCATGGTCGAGTTTGGCCATGATGAAACGTATCAGGATGAGCAAAGGACCGGATCAGAGGATGTTGAAACCTACGAAGAAGAAGCTAGGGATGTGTCGGAAGGTGCGGAAATGTATCAAGACGAGGCCAGGGATGAATCTGAAAGTTACGATGCATACCAAGACGAACCCGAGATGCATTCGGAAGCATATGAAACCTACGATGATGAGCCTCGGGTGGAGTTAGACCCCGTCGTTGATGCCTATCATGAGGAAGCCATCATTCAGGACGAAAGTAAAGCATCCGAAAATGACGCGAATGACCCGGAAGCAGTGGACGAAGATAATGGCATGGTGGAAATGGCCTATTCCTATTACGATTCCGAGCAGCAGCCAATCGAAGACAGGCAACCGTATGACGACGATGCAGATGAGTATCCGGGCACAGCAGAGGGTGAAATCGATGGAGCAGTGGTAGAAGATGAGCAATCAGATACGGCGACAGAGTTCGTACTTGATAATATGATGGTGGACGCAATGTCCGAGTATGGCACAGAGCCGACCGACGATCAATCTTGA